The following DNA comes from Astatotilapia calliptera chromosome 6, fAstCal1.2, whole genome shotgun sequence.
GAGGACCTTTTCATGAAGTTTGGTGTAAGTAATtcagcattgtgtgtgtgtgtgtgtgtgtgtgtgtgtgtgtgtgtgttcgttccATTGATCATCTGAATTCATTAAGATTCTATAATTCACTaacctattttttaaaatttgctttaCAAGGACACCGAAGAACTTAAGGCAGGTGATGAAAACTGCCATCATCAGTGACCGGTACACCCCTGGATCTAACCATAAGACTGCAACCATTGTGGTGGAggaaacaaaaatcatggaGGGCCAGAATTTCCCAAGGTGCTGTGTTTTGCTCATGGGCATAATATATGCTCTCAATCTGAGCTAATGCAAGGATCTGAAATATACTTTTGAAGTTGTTCAGAAGCTGTTCCTTGACCTTGATGGAACCATCATTATGTTAAAGATGTTGACTCTGTTTCAAATTGTTAGCTGTTTTGAATCCTGTATGTGTAAAATTGATCTTAAAGGTGTTTGCTGCATTGTGTAATAGAAAGATGCAAGATCTTGTAAAGTTTGGTAGGCATTGAAAGTTAACATTTACTGAACACTTGCATGGAAGTATTACTGtaacaaaatgttttctaagtAGATTTTTTACCAATTGAACACATTTGTTTCTGTGGTGTTAAATACATAAAGGCATATTCTATAACTTGGCTGTGATGGTATAAATctaaatttctgttttattttcactttttaaatacaaagtgtTGAAATGCctactgttaaaaaataaaaaagttatttgattaaaaaaatgttgaatgaattcctttcttaaaagctattacaataaaaaaagagaaagctaaaatgatgataataatgatgaaaatcagcaacttaatattttaagtaatgaactttaaaaaattgtttttgtaattgCTGTAATTGATTACATAACACTTaaaaatcatttcaaataatgtggaaaaagtaattggaggaacataatttttatgagtaaacaacttaaaaatatgtttttaagctACCAAATATTACGTAAATGGTAATTAAAATCACCTTTGATTATGGAGGATAATTTAATTCCCGTAACTCAATATAGTTTGTTGGTTCAATCTAATTTCAACATAAGTTATCATAACTCAAAAAGAGTAATGGAAACTGTTgcgttaattttttttgttgagcTTAAACAATAGTTTTTAGAGTGCAGAGCCTCTGACTTTGGTTTGATCCACATAAGGACCCTGCTGTTATCCATGGGACAATCCCAGGAGCTGGTAGAGACACATGCAGTGATACATGCTGAAGGGAACAAAAGGCACAGACACCGAAAAACAACAGACACTCTGGGCCTTCCAATTTTCTGTCCTGATTCAGTTTTTATCTCTCAATCGTCATCTTGATTTGTCGTAATGCTACCATCTATGCCTGTGAGTGACTCACTCTTCTCTgtaaaagtttctgtttttactttctcccacacagtCTTACCCCCCTTTCCTCACTCCCTCGTCGCCTGCTTCTGGATTTAGCAGAAGGATTTAATCTGCCTGCTATATAACGTCTCCATAAACATCATGCCCATCATCGTCTGCTCTCATCATCAGAGTGCCCCTTTCTTCCTCCCACTCTTTAACATTGTCATTTGAAACCCGAGCAGGATCTGCCTCAGGAAAACCCAAATCCATTTCCATCCTCATGCTAAGAACAGTGGGTGTCATTGACCTGTTAGCAACTGACTGATTATTCTGCCCTCGAGCAAGGTTTTCCCTACTATTGGTTAGGATGAGTTCATTCTGCTGTTTAACAAAATGTATCAACCACttcaaaaacagcaaataataaacaaaacaaaaagagaagaatTATAAAATGTTCTAAACCTTTATGCTACGTCGCAAAGCAAAGAAGCAATGGCTGATTGAAGAGTTGAACACAACTCTTGGTGAATTGTGCAGTCTGGACAGAAAGTTCTAGACACTGgatgatataaatataaatgaaagggTTCAATGTATTTAGCAGACTGCATTTATTGACAATATGTAGTCTGCTACTGAAAGCTGCAGCACTCATTTTCGATTGGTATTTAAGGTAGCTTCTGAAGGgctaaaaatattttcagtttggCATATTTTTGCAATTAGCTGGATGTTATGTTAGAACAGTTCACAGCATATAAAAGCTCCAAACTAAATAAGAGAAGTTTACTGAATAAGAACGTCAAAATAGACGTacatatatttctttaaaatgatataaaCTGCTATAAAATAGTGCTGAAGCCAGTTACCCTCTTCTGTACTGTGTACAACTATTTAGTTGGATCAGAACCCTCCAGTTATGCAACACTGGCAATAACAGGTTCTATGATTTTGAAATAGCAGAAATTTCTGTGAACTGTAGCAAAATCAGATTCAGTTACTGAATAGGGATACACTTTTATTCTATCATcaacaaaataatgaaaaaaaaaagtcaaacagtGAACTAATTTTTGTCATGAATTGATGCTGATTGAAAGCTATATTTTCACATTCTTATTCTACCTTAAAGACAAGCACACATTTTAAAAGGTGTGACCTACTGCTTACCAAATATGCAACATGACGAACATGAAATATCATGAAACCGTGTGTGGATAGTCATTTTTGTTACGGTAAACTGGATGTCATTAATCTCAAGTTTCACAATTTCCCACTGCacaacaaaactaaacagaCTTTATCTTTCTTTGCACACTGGGAATACTGAAGCAGACTATGAATACTTCCATGTGAACCCATAATTGCTTTAGTTTGGTTTATTATGATGCTACAGTTTCCCACTTTGCTCTTCCCGAggacaaggggaaaaaaggtaTCATCATAATACGCAACATAGGAATTTAATTAACAGCATATGAAAATGTACTAGCGTGCTATATTTGATGCACTAGCAATTTCAGTAGGTTAGTAATATAACATTAGTACACCCAAAGATATGGAGCAATACCGTTAGCTAAAGCTACTATTCTGATGCTCTTGGTTAAACAAAATACTTTGGTTAACCTCTCAGTATACTATGtatttgaatacatttttcaGAGAGCTTCTATTTACTTCTGTGTAAAAGGGCTTATCAAGgtaatttaaaaatgatgaagtGGTATAGTGGGGTAATGTGCAGAGAAAAGACTGAGAacttctgagattaaagttataaatttacaataaaaatcattttacagTCTTGGTCTAGCATGGTAATTTACAAGCAAAAATATAGACATTTTTTGATGTGCAGTATGTCATTTGCAAGATATGATTAAATGCACTATATAATGGATCACATAAAACTCATAAAACCATCCAACAAGAACAGGTTCAACAAGCTGTTGTTGgtccttaaacataaaaaaaaaacacagattaaaaaaatggaGAATTAGAACTCGTTTTTATAGCTTCCAACACATGATCATCAATTGTTATTCTTTTTGTCACACTATACGCTGACATTTGGCACATTGAAGTTAACTGTCTTCTTcgcctccttcttcttctttcccctTGCTCCCTTTATGGGACTTCTATCGTTCTCTGGTCAGTTTGTTGGTTGGTTGTCTGTACAGGACAAAGCTCCATTTTAGGATCCATCACAATAGGTGGAGGCATGCTGAGACACAGCACTTGAGCACTGAACTCCTCCATCTCCTTCTGCTCCAGCTGTCTCCTCCGGCTAAGCACGTAGAACTCCACTGCGCGGTAAGTGGGGGACTTGATGTGCATGGTGAGCACCATACAGTCTGCACAGGatgtataaaacaaagttccaGTGAGGTTGACATTTCTCGCCGTCATGGTTAAGACGTGGCCTTCCAAAGTAAAGTCAAGGAGTTCATACTGGCATCTGCCAGCAACTCGTTCAGCTGTGATGTACGAGGAGTTGCGGATATCAACAACTACACTGGCTCTTCTTTTGGCAATGGAATCAAATTTCAGACTGACAGCGACTAAAGACCACCTTCCTGTCACATTGTGAATATCAAACTGTTCCAAAGGCTTGACCAACTTTTCACAGGCCACAGGAGCTGAACGGCTCACAGACACCAAACAGAGAAGTGTGAGAAGTATCGCAAACATGATGTCCGTCGCACCGTGGGGTCTCACTGAAAATGTGTCTGGTAAAGAGGTTTTCCTTCTAGTTCAATTCTTTCACATTCTCAGTTTTTTAGTGCTGGAAATTCCAGGATGGGTGAAAGGATTGTGTGTTGTTTACACCACGTTTGGTAAACTCAACATTCAGTCTAATGCAATATTTGAGTAACAAATGGTCAATGACCTCAAGTTGTATgcactcttcattttatcagttgtgataaatctgttttaaattgagaagaaatggaaaaatattaaaacctcACTTTTGCTTTATTTAGCAGAGACGTTTGAAAGCTTTTGGGTTGGTTTAAGTACCTTTGCCAGCGTGGCTGCTTTAAGCGTAAAATTCATCATCTGCTCTCCCCATAGAGAGAAAATCTTAAATATGAAAATCTAGTAATAATGTTAACACGATACAGGCTGTTCCAATATATTGTGTGCAAGTTTTTTAATTGTTCAGGTTTCAGGCTATTAAATCATAAATGAGAAGTTCTTTCTCAGATGCTCCCCTACATATTACCAAATCTAACACTGAGCTCTTGAGATGAGAAGACAACTTGTGGTTTGCACCAAGTAACTGAACAACTTTGCTTTTTAAGGCATTCTTAACCAGAGTTAAGCCAAGTAATAACACCGGTTGGGCAATATCTCATTAAGTCTCGTTAAGTCTGTTATTGAAAGGAAAGAGTGATGGCGATGGAGGAATATCTGCCTGTTTTGCAATGCTATGCACAACAGCAGTGACTAGCACTGTTACCTCCCGGCAGGAATTTCCTGGGTTTGAATGCTGCAGTTGGCTGGCTCATGTCTGTCTGGAGGTCATATGTTCTCCGTGTGCCTAAGTGGGCTCTCTGAGGCACTCTGTCTTCTTTCTGAAGTCCAGACATGTGCATATTAGCTCAACCAATAATTccaaattggctgtaggtggaAATttattgtctgtctctctttgttaGCTCTGCAACAGACTAGTAACCTGTCCTAGGTGTGACATGGATGTGTGGGCCGGACCAGTGAAACTTTGCCTTCTGCCAGTGTGAAGACTTtaaactgcacatttaatcACTGAAATATCTCTGTATAAAATGACcatacatgataaagaaatgctacaataataaatgaaagaaatcttaaATTGAAAGAAATAAGCGTGTAGGTCAGTAGACTTAATCTTGGTGTTGAAAGAAAGGGTTGGCTATAATAGCAAATTTGTAAATATGTAATTTATAGCTTGGACAAATATATCCATGCACCAGCCAATCTGCACAGTGATGTTTCAACCTAGTTTAGAGAGGTACAGGATCCCCATGCAATAACTTTTTGAAATGTCTTTGTTGTCAGATGGAGCAGAGATTCTGGGAGCTCTCAGCTCAGCAGGACTTCTTTTCAGTTCGAGGACATGCTGCAGTCCTTTCTCCAAAGACTCCAGCTTTAGTCTGGTCAATAAGAAGACCCTGCTGTTATCCATGGGACTATCCCAAGACCTGGGAGAAGCACATGCAGTGAGACATGTTGAAGGGAACACCAGCTACTGCCAAAAGGTGATGACTAGTTCCCTTATTTCTTTCATAATAAAAAGCTTCATGTGCATACATTTGGAAGACTGGTCCAGTGTGCACTCATGATTCACCTTTCAATGCTTTAACATATCTTTTTCTAAGCAGTATgtccaaaataaaaaccaataaatACAATCTAAAAGTAAACTGCATGTAGTAATACATGCAAAGTTAAGTTTTGTGTCGTGGGATTTCTCAATCTGAATCTTAAATTCTGTTTCCTAGTGGTGTCTATATAACTAGGTAAAAAACcatgaacagagaaaaaatgtaatacagccgtttttgcatttcttttgcaTGAAGCATGGATGATGTTTTGGGATAAATCCAGTATTTGAAGAACAAACACTCTGAATGCAGACCAAGTTATGTTAAGAAGAGTATTGCAAATGACAGTTTAAtcattaaatcattaaaaaaaaaaaaaaaaattatacacgCTTTCTGTATACAGTATGTACATTTGTAACAGAGTCATCTCAGGAATTCCAGGCCTTCCAtgttaagaattttttttaaaaaaacccatatGTATCATACTTTTaggtaatatttttttaactatCAATGGAGCACACTGTTTATAAATGACACAATTTAACCAAATAGTCAGTTGGTTAAACCTGTTTAGGCTACTGTAGTgggattaaaaacatttattaaaaagccTAAAGCGATAACAGTCCAGCTTCAAGTCAGTAAAACAGAATATCTCCAGAAATTTATGAACCTTTCCATAACATTGCAATTTTCCAGTTACAACTCAGAtttttaaaactacaaaatGACTTCAGCAAATAATGTAAAATAcatgaaatcatttttgttCTCTCAAGAGAATTTTATCAAACTCAAAACAGTGTGGcccaaaaaaaaactgtgtggtttttctttttaaaactgtagTTCCACTTTAAAACTAGTTCAGTCCATGTGATTCCTCTCCTCATGTTGGAGCGAGCACACTTCCTGTTGCAGCATCAAAGCTTGAGACTGGGGATGAGGAAATTTCAAGAGGAATACTAGGAATGTTGGCAGTGGACAGTGGAGGAAAGGGAAGCAGCTTCCAGGcattcttattaaaaaaaatggatggatgcacaaaacaaagagaTGAGGGAAGTAATTGTTATGAACTGAGCAGCCAATGCACAGGCTGAAGGATACTGGCAGAGTGAAGAGGTTGAGAGTAAATGCATGTACACAGAGGGCATTTACATGACAGAGCAGCAGTCGCATTTTTTGGGCTTGGTTGACTCTCCTTGGCTAGCTGCGTTTGGGTTCGGTGCCCCAGCATTGGCTGGGCTGTCAGCGCCTGCTGGCTCTACCATGGTGCTGGGGGCTTTGGCGTTCAACAGAAGGGGTTCCTGTTCCCCAGACCCTGCCTCTGTTCTTTGGTTTTCTTGGGCATCAGCCAGAGGCACCTCCTGGAACTGATCAGTAAGACAGGTAGCCTCTTGTGCTTTTGATGCTGCCTCAGTTTCCTCTGGTACTGCTGCTGATTCTTCAGCTTGAACCTGTAGATTGGGACTAAGATTAGAAGGTTGTGCCTCAGTATAGACAGGCAACAAAGCCACCACAGTGCTCTCTGGAGGACTGATTAGGGACTGCGACTGCACACAGGCTGGATCTTTCAATTCGTTGTCCTGGCCCTCAGTTTTTACATCTCTATCTTCATCTTCACCTGGATTTGCCTTTATGCTATCATCTATGTCTCCCAATGGCTCACTCTCTGGCTCTGTAAAAGTTTCTGTTTGTACATCCTCCTCTGCAGCCTCCCCTCCCTCTTTGCTGGCTTCTGCTTCTGGATTTGGCAGAAGGATCTGGTCTGACTGCACGGACTCCTGTTGATCTGCCTGCGGCACAACCTCTCCAGAAACATCATCCCCATCATCTGTGATGAAGATGCATTCTGCTCTCATCACCAGAGtcccttcttcttcctcctcttctttaaCATTGGTATTTGGAACCTTGACTGGATCTTCCTCAGAAACATCCAAATTCTTTCCCATCTCCACACTAACATCACTGGTTGGCCCATTAGTGAGTGACTGATTATTTTCATCTGAAGCACTAACTTCAGTGTTTTCCACACCATTGGTTACAATGACTCCATTTTCATCCAGTGGTGCTTCTTGGTATACCTCCgtatcactttcacttttttctgAAGAAACCAACAAATACATATCAATAAAGGTCAACAAAATTCGTTAAAAAATGTTCTTCATTCATCAGTATTGAACTGAACCTTTTACATTGATTATAAACATTCATAATGGCTGGTGTAGAAGCAGCTTTTCAATACAGTTAGAGGTTGCTTTTTACATCATTAGCTCAGTGCAGCCAATTCATGTGCAACATTTAACCAAACGGTTTTCTATCCATGAATGATCCATTAGATGGAAAAATTATTGACCTGCTCCATGAAGTGCATACTAATGAAGAGAGGTATCCATTTGAATGAAGCAGAACATATTGACCATTTCAACATCAgctaaaaatacattaaaaaagaaaaataataataatatagatatattttttaGCTGATGTTGAAATAGTGTATATatcaaatagtaaaaaaataaatatatgctAAACCTTTTAGGCTCGGCCATGAGGTAAAGAAGTACTAGCTTTATAAAGAGTTGGAGACACGAGAATGGAAAAAGGACTGGACTTAAACTAGATACGTATGCCAACTAATGTTTTTGAAGCCATTTAAATTCTGCAGTCTGGACAAGAAAGTTTTAGGCACTGGATGATTTCAATATAAATGGATGGGTTGATTACATTTCACCAACTCTTTTGTCTACTTTAACAGCTTGAGTAGCATCCCAACGGACATGTCCATGAACCTGCTGAACTATAAAAATGCAAGTTATGCACTTAGGTTTCTATTAGCATATATTTAAATTCAAACCCTTATCCAACATGTGTAATTATTCATAACAGAATATATGATCTTCCAGTACAGCATAGGTACGCGTGTGCCACTCTGTCctttataatgcaaatttctaTCAGTGTATACAACTCATATAGACAAGCACATCTGCAGGGAATTACGTGGTCTTTGAGGTGAGATAAACAGGGTCAGCACAAGCTGGTGATTAGATAAGAATTAACAAGAGGAAGGACAGAGAAAGGATAAGATTTTATCAGGCTCAGGATGATGACGGAGATTTTAATAAAAGCCTGGATGTTTCTGGATGATATTCTGTTGAGGTGAATGTCCTATGCCCACCTGATCCAGTTGAATTGTTTTCTCCATTCTGTGCAACATCACTGACCACTTCTAAGGACAAAATAATTAGTTATTAATAGACATGTAATGTGTAACTTGAGCATGCTGAACATGATGGAGCAATAATTAACCAGAATTTACAGTATAAGGTGTAGTGCATCAGTTATTACACCTGTGCTTTGGATAAGCTGTCATGTCCTGACTAAATAACGTTATTCTTTTCTATAGGATGGCATCCATTCACAATCCATTGCAAGTAAAGAAAGAGAAGCTGGAAGAAGTCCCAGaattaaagaaatgaaatctAACCAGTATGGACTGATGCAATTAAGTAAAAGCAGAATTAGTAGCGCAGCTGTTGACTGATAGTTGGTAGGTGCCAGAAAAGTGTGCACGCACACATTAAAAGGTTTTGGACAGAATACCATGTGAGTGTTAAGTGAAGCAGGCAGATGGATGACAGCAATACCTCACTCTACATTTATACATACAAATTCTTTATGAATTTAAACTATTTTTCAGGGTTGATTTACTGAATTTATCACTTTCTTTGATTAAAAAGACAATGAAAAGCAAAGCACcaaatttttacatttcttaaTTCCCAAAGAGATGTTCATCTACTTACCATCTCCAGCATGTAACATTTTTACCTGTTGGGTAAAAAGGAACAGGGGACAAATGAAATGTATTGTACTCAAATGGTGACATTGTGAAGTGTTGACTTTATAAAGTTTGCTAATTTCTACCCAACACTATAATCAGTTAAGACAAGTGCAGTTTAAACTGATCTAAACTGACTAAACTTCCCCCTTCAAATGGGTGAGATCTGATGAGATTGAGACAGATGATCCGCTATGGCAACcactaaagggagcagccaaaaaaaGATGATGCACATTTTAAGTGTACTTAAAGTCAATGCTCTGtcataaaatacaaacattaaaaaagcaacaaccaCAATAgcatgaaagaaagaaatgaagctTTATTTCTGAACAGACTGTGGCTGTAGCCAGCAGCTGCCTGCTGGCGTCACCTCTGCTAATTCGAGTCACTGACTCTCTCAACCGTTATTGTGATGTTGATGCCCTTTGGGGCATTTCTAATGCAATTACCTAATTGCAGACCATCCAAGAAGCTCATTCTCCACTTTTAGTGACTGAAATTTTGGCATTTTAGCCTAAAACTTCGCTCTACAGTTTTTTTCAAAGGTCACCACATATTATTTTCTGTGGTGTGTGAATGTGCTTGCAGAATGATTGCAGTGTTAATGGCATTTATTCACATACTGACTAACTTATCTACTTGTTGCTGTGGCTTGAGCTTTCACCCCTGCTGTGTTAGTCAGCACCACTCAATCAGTGTAAAGCTAGCACAGCACCGCTGTCTGTTCAGATGTTTTTGGCCAACGTAATCATGCTGATGTAACATGGATGGAGAGACTAGCTGATGATTTGCACTGAGATAATGATTTTATGTTTGCTGGATGAGTCATTAATAAGCTACGTCCCAGTCCTCCTCCTTTAGATTTAGCGTTCGACACAATTTATTTTGCCAGCTCCCTAtaaacaagctgctgctgcagctgatgaGCAAAATTTATGTGGTTTTGCTGTAACCGGTGAAAGTTGACCCCATCTAAAGTACTTAACCACATCAAACACGCAAGAagtgaagaaaaatgtgaatttggtTTATCAGATGTACTGTACCTTTCACTCACTCCCAGTCTGGCCCACTAAAATCAAAGCCTTATTGGCTGAGcttgtttaaaacatttaattttcacAGAAGATAAGGTCAAGCATTCAAAGGTTCCTCTATCACAGCCAGAATGGCTAATAGGCTGTAAAGCCTATTAAAAGTGGAATCTTCTGTTTACGTCTCCTACTGATTTTAGTTGAGCTCCAAAAGCCAAGGTTAAGATATACAAGTATGACAAACTTTACTAAAAGACC
Coding sequences within:
- the palm3 gene encoding paralemmin-3 isoform X3, which codes for MDEAEKYKQRIEAIAEKRRLQEEQDRSRREKEDEKLRLRQFKRKSLREQWLMEGAPLSPTSLDAESLHSPPWSAQAQHMEEHIEKSQSENKQLADEQEKLEQRTEDSETVKMLHAGDEKSESDTEVYQEAPLDENGVIVTNGVENTEVSASDENNQSLTNGPTSDVSVEMGKNLDVSEEDPVKVPNTNVKEEEEEEGTLVMRAECIFITDDGDDVSGEVVPQADQQESVQSDQILLPNPEAEASKEGGEAAEEDVQTETFTEPESEPLGDIDDSIKANPGEDEDRDVKTEGQDNELKDPACVQSQSLISPPESTVVALLPVYTEAQPSNLSPNLQVQAEESAAVPEETEAASKAQEATCLTDQFQEVPLADAQENQRTEAGSGEQEPLLLNAKAPSTMVEPAGADSPANAGAPNPNAASQGESTKPKKCDCCSVM
- the palm3 gene encoding paralemmin-3 isoform X5 translates to MEGAPLSPTSLDAESLHSPPWSAQAQHMEEHIEKSQSENKQLADEQEKLEQRTEDSETVKMLHAGDEVVSDVAQNGENNSTGSEKSESDTEVYQEAPLDENGVIVTNGVENTEVSASDENNQSLTNGPTSDVSVEMGKNLDVSEEDPVKVPNTNVKEEEEEEGTLVMRAECIFITDDGDDVSGEVVPQADQQESVQSDQILLPNPEAEASKEGGEAAEEDVQTETFTEPESEPLGDIDDSIKANPGEDEDRDVKTEGQDNELKDPACVQSQSLISPPESTVVALLPVYTEAQPSNLSPNLQVQAEESAAVPEETEAASKAQEATCLTDQFQEVPLADAQENQRTEAGSGEQEPLLLNAKAPSTMVEPAGADSPANAGAPNPNAASQGESTKPKKCDCCSVM
- the palm3 gene encoding paralemmin-3 isoform X1; protein product: MDEAEKYKQRIEAIAEKRRLQEEQDRSRREKEDEKLRLRQFKRKSLREQWLMEGAPLSPTSLDAESLHSPPWSAQAQHMEEHIEKSQSENKQLADEQEKLEQRTEDSETVKMLHAGDEVVSDVAQNGENNSTGSEKSESDTEVYQEAPLDENGVIVTNGVENTEVSASDENNQSLTNGPTSDVSVEMGKNLDVSEEDPVKVPNTNVKEEEEEEGTLVMRAECIFITDDGDDVSGEVVPQADQQESVQSDQILLPNPEAEASKEGGEAAEEDVQTETFTEPESEPLGDIDDSIKANPGEDEDRDVKTEGQDNELKDPACVQSQSLISPPESTVVALLPVYTEAQPSNLSPNLQVQAEESAAVPEETEAASKAQEATCLTDQFQEVPLADAQENQRTEAGSGEQEPLLLNAKAPSTMVEPAGADSPANAGAPNPNAASQGESTKPKKCDCCSVM
- the palm3 gene encoding paralemmin-3 isoform X2 — its product is MDEAEKYKQRIEAIAEKRRLQEEQDRSRREKEDEKLRLRQFKRKSLREQWLMEGAPLSPTSLDAESLHSPPWSAQAQHMEEHIEKSQSENKQLADEQEKLEQRTEDSETVKMLHAGDVVSDVAQNGENNSTGSEKSESDTEVYQEAPLDENGVIVTNGVENTEVSASDENNQSLTNGPTSDVSVEMGKNLDVSEEDPVKVPNTNVKEEEEEEGTLVMRAECIFITDDGDDVSGEVVPQADQQESVQSDQILLPNPEAEASKEGGEAAEEDVQTETFTEPESEPLGDIDDSIKANPGEDEDRDVKTEGQDNELKDPACVQSQSLISPPESTVVALLPVYTEAQPSNLSPNLQVQAEESAAVPEETEAASKAQEATCLTDQFQEVPLADAQENQRTEAGSGEQEPLLLNAKAPSTMVEPAGADSPANAGAPNPNAASQGESTKPKKCDCCSVM
- the palm3 gene encoding paralemmin-3 isoform X4, with protein sequence MTLNRNLCLLYAMLYFERKSLREQWLMEGAPLSPTSLDAESLHSPPWSAQAQHMEEHIEKSQSENKQLADEQEKLEQRTEDSETVKMLHAGDEVVSDVAQNGENNSTGSEKSESDTEVYQEAPLDENGVIVTNGVENTEVSASDENNQSLTNGPTSDVSVEMGKNLDVSEEDPVKVPNTNVKEEEEEEGTLVMRAECIFITDDGDDVSGEVVPQADQQESVQSDQILLPNPEAEASKEGGEAAEEDVQTETFTEPESEPLGDIDDSIKANPGEDEDRDVKTEGQDNELKDPACVQSQSLISPPESTVVALLPVYTEAQPSNLSPNLQVQAEESAAVPEETEAASKAQEATCLTDQFQEVPLADAQENQRTEAGSGEQEPLLLNAKAPSTMVEPAGADSPANAGAPNPNAASQGESTKPKKCDCCSVM